Part of the Allorhizobium ampelinum S4 genome is shown below.
CGGTAACGTCGCCGTGCATCCCGGCGTCGTAGTGGCCAGGAACGAGACAGGCGATCTTGAAGGTGCCGTCGTTGGTGAACTTCCAGATGATCTCGCCGGACTTTCCGGCAGCCAGGCGGATGGCATTAGGATCGTCATGTTCCATATCCGGGAACTTCTCCATCACGGCCTTGTGCTCCATGACTTTTTCTTCCTGGTCGAGGACAAACTCGTGATCCAGTTCACCAGCATTCTTAATCGCGAATACGACCGTCTGGCCCTTGCGGACCTTGAAAGTGTTTGGCGTGAAAATCATCTTGCCGTCGTCCGTCTCCTTCATGGAGACACGGATGGTCTGGGTGGCCTCTGCCTTCTTGCCGGGTTCACCGACGGCCATAGCCCCGTTGTGCCCACCTTCGTGGGTGCCGGAGGCGAGGGCGGAAGTGGCGAGCGCTCCCAGAAACAGTGTGATCATTACAGTTTTCATACTCTTGTCCTTTGGTTGGTTGGGAGACAGGATCAGCCGTGTTTCACTGGTTTTGGCGTGATCTGGGTTTTTGCGTCTTTGGCCTTGGTCGTATCGGGCAGTTCGCCAGTCCATTCCCAAGCCTGCGTACCGGGCGGGTTTTCGTACCAGCCGGGATCGGTGTAATCGTCGGCAGCGATACCCTCGCGGACCTTCACGACGGAGAACATTCCGCCCATCTCGATGGGACCGTGCTTTCCCCATCCCGTCATCATCGGGACAGTGTTCTCCGGTATCTCCATCTCCATTTCGCCCATATCGGCCATCCCAGCTGTACCCATGGGCATGTATTCCGGGCGGATTTTCCTGATTTTCTCCGTGACCGTTTTCTTATCGACGCCGATGAAGGTCGGAACGTCATGTCCCATGGCATTCATCGTGTGGTGCGACTTGTGGCAATGGATTGCCCAGTCACCGAGGTATTTGGCGTCAAACTCGTAGGCACGCATCGCGCCGACGGGTATGTCGATGCTGACCTCGGGCCAGCGGGCCTCGGGCCTGACCCAACCGCCATCCGTGCAGGTAACCTCAAAATCGTAACCGTGCATGTGGATCGGGTGATTGGTCATGGTCAGATTGCCGACACGGACGCGCACGCGGTCGTCCTTGGAGACGACGAGCGGACTGATGCCGGGGAAGATGCGGCTATTCCAGGCCCAGAGGTTGAAGTCCGTCATTTCCATGATGCGCGGAACGTAAGTTCCGGGATCGATGTCGTAGGCGCTGAGCAGGAACACGAAGTCACGGTCCACCGGCATGAACGTCTCGTCCTTGGGGTGAATGACGAAAAATCCCATCATGCCCATCGCCATCTGGACCATTTCGTCCGAATGCGGGTGGTACATGAAAGTGCCGGATTTTACGAGGTCGAACTCGTAGACGAAGGTCTTGCCGACGGGGATGTGGGGTTGCGACAGACCGCCGACGCCGTCCATGCCAGACGGCAGGATCATGCCATGCCAATGGACGGTTGTATGTTCCGGCAACTTGTTGGTGACGAAGATGCGGACCCGATCGCCTTCGACAGCTTCGATCGTCGGCCCTGGAGACTGGCCGTTGTAGCCCCAGAGATGCGCTGTCATCCCCTCGGCCATTTCACGCTCCACCGGTTCGGCGACCAGGTGGAACTCCTTGACGCCGTTGTTCATGCGGTGAGGCAGTGTCCAGCCATTCAGCGTCACGACCGGGGTATAGTTGGGTCCTGACGATGGTCTGACTGGCGTCTGTGTTTCGGCATTTTCCATGAGCGCGGCTTCCGGCAGGCCCATGTTTGACGTTTTTGCCCACGCCGCAGTCGAAACGAGCGCCGCGCCTGCACCGAGCATTTGTCTTCTGTTAAACATTGTCTTGTCCTTTTCAGTGACCGCCGCCGCTTTCGGCGGCCGCTGCAACCTCGGTCTCACCACCTGCTGCACCCGCGCCGCCGCCATAGATGGCAGGTGCGAGATTGGCTTCGGCCAACCAGAAATCGCGTTTTGCATTGACGGCGAGGAGGACCGAATTGACCTTTTCCCGGCTGTCGGCGAGCAGTTCGAACGTGTTGGAAATCATGCCATTGTAGGTGAGGAGGGATTCCTCTTCGATCTTGCTGCGCAACGGCACGACACTGTTGCGGTAGTGCCTGGCGATGTCGTAGTTCGACCGATAGGCCTGATAGGCGGACCTTGCTTCAGACCGGACGTTGACTGCCTTTTCCGCGAGCAGGTTTGCCGTCCGCATGTAGGCCAGTTCGCCCTTCCTCATACGCGCTTTGCCGCTGTCGAAGATTGGAATCACGAATTCCAGTTCGACATTGCCGGTCGTGTCCTTTTTCTTTTCACCGTCCTCCAATTCGCGTTCCGTCTCGAACCCGGACAGGATTTCGAGATCGGTGACGTAGCGTGTCGCTTCCGTCAGCTTGTAGGATTTTGCGGTGGTATTGAGGTCGAGCTTGGCCATCTGCAGGTCCACCCGACGTTGCAAAGCCTCGGCTTCGATAAGGTCTCGCTTGACAAGACTCTTGGGAAGCTGCGGCAGTCGATTGGGAATCTGATAGTCGATGTCCGAGCCCCAAAGTCCCATGAGACGTGTCAGCTCTTCCTTTGCAAGACGGGCTTCAAGCCTTGCCTTGGCGGTCTGGCCTGCCAGTTCAGCATAAAAGACATGCTCGCGGGCCTGGCCTCCCTTCGTCATGGAGCCTGTTTCGCCAAGTTTCTTCGCGAGTTCCGACGCTGCGTCGGCGGCGGCTTGTGCCTGGCTGAGCTGGGCGACCGTTTCCCAGGAGGCAACGGCAGTTATCCATGCGCGACGGGTCTCCGCCGCCAACTGAAGTGTCCGAACGGCAGCAGCGAGCTGTGCCTTGCGGAACCCGGCATCGGCGATTTCGACGTTCCGCTTGTGGGTGGCGAGTGCGAGGATGTTGGTGGCGATCACACCTTCGATGGCTCTATAAGCTTCGAGACCGGGTGTGCCGATCCCCGTCAGGCCGATACCGACCGTCGGGTTTACGAGCATCGTGGACTGCCATGCATCCGCCGAAGAGTCTCCAAGATCGGCGTAGGCCGCCTGCAGACCCTTGTTGTTGAGAAGGGCTATCTGCACCGCCGTCTCGACGTCGACGGTCTTTTTGGTGAGGAGCGTCTTTACCCGGCCTGAGACCAACTGCGCGTCCTGGCGATTCTGCACCCAAACGGTGTCCTTTCCCGTCGCCTCGGCCGTTTTGTTTGAAACGTTAGAAAACCCGGCGGTTGTCGCAGAGTATTCCGTCGATGATACGCATCCACCGAGAATGAGCGGCAGTGCAACAGTCGCAGCGCATTTAAAAGTGAAAAGGCTCATGACGCGTCTCCTTCCGGAGCTTGCGCGTCATTCTGATTTCGCCATGGTTTGGGATCGACCGGGATCCGGTGCGTGTAGCCCGAAACAGGGCTGGAGTAAGTCACCGGGCGAACGCCGGCTGTAGAGTCGGCAACTTCGCTCGAAGCGATGACTTCAGGAGGCAACGTGGCAGCGCAACCGCTCGCGAAAAGCGGTAAGGCAACCACCAGAATTTTGAGGTTCATGGTGTAATCCGAATAGGAGGTGTCAGCGGCGCAACGAGCCATTTGCCCGTAGACGCACGTTCAGACCCGCAAGGGCGGGTTGAGCCTATTCAGATGTTCGGTGGGCGATGCAAAGGAACGAGTTCGCCGATGACGTCGCTGTCGTTCATGAAAGCATGGATGGACGAAACGACGGGGCCATTCCAAGTGTCTATGTTTGCTATGATCGCAATACTGACACAGAAGTCTTTGCAGCACTCCTGCTTTACCACTTTTGACGAATCCTCGTCCGCAGACACTTGATCGTGATGGTCGTGTTCGCTCATCTGAGCGCCAGCATACTCCATGCTTTCCGACATTACCATCGGAGCATCGGATGCCCGCCCGTGCATGGCTGCTGCGGCTGTGGACAGCGAGTATCCCGCCAGTGATACAATGATCACCAGTCTAATCAGAATCAGCAATTGCTTGCAGATGATTCGATACATCGAGCCCATTTCTCACAGCTACCTTCAATGGAGCCAAATTTCAACAACTCAAATATGTCAGGAAAATCGGAGTCGTATTTGTGACGACGAACTTTCGTCCGATTTGACGATAAGGGTTCCAACGCTGGCAAGGTCAAGAGCGGCAGTCGAACGAAATTGATTTGTAGTCGTTGTCGGGTGGCGCTTCACGGAACCGATGGCGAACCTGAGCGTTTCTCAGGGTCATTCACCGGAGCATCGCAGGAGCGTCACTTGCATGCCTAAGGGAAAATCTTCCATGTTCGGTCGCAGCATAAAAAAGAGAATGTGTCTAATTCTTGCGATACTTCTCATCTTGTCAAATATCCATGGAACGGCGCTGGCGGGTGGCGCATCTGCCGATCACTGCCCTTCAATCTCTTCATTGGCATCTAGCCACGATTCTAAAGGTTCTGTTGGACACGCTTGCTGCCCCACCATGATTTGCTGCCCAATCTTAGTCTCGGTGGACGTGCTTGGTGGTCCAGACAGACGGAGGGCTGTTGTATTCGTCGCGGTCGAACAACCAATCAGTTTGCTGTTTCTTCGTCCGGACTATCCGCCCCCAAAGCTTCTAAGCTGAGTTGCGAAGCGTACCAAATTGTATCCAATCAGGAGAACTAAAATGAAAACTATCGTAAGAATCTCGCTCGCCGCTGCATGCGCTTTGTCATTGCTCACTGTCATGCCCGCCATGTCGTTCGCAGAGATGGCCTATCCGGAAAAGTGTAAGTCCGAGATGGACATGTCAAAGATGGATATGAAGTCCGGTGACATGGGCATGGGCGACATGATGACCGACTATCAGAAGGCATCGATGGAAGGCATGAAGTCGATGCAGATGAACATGATGCAGGGCATGATGAAGAAGGACGCAGACGTTGCCTTCGTGTGCGGGATGATCGCCCATCACATGGGCGCGATCAGCATGTCCGAGGTCGAGCTGAAATATGGTGACAACGAATGGGCCAAAAAATCCGCACAGAAGATCATCGACGCGCAGACCAAGGAAATCGCCGAGATGACTGACTGGCTCGACAAGGAAGCGAAGTAGGAAGGAAGCATGACCATGCATCACATTTCAGATGAAATGAAAGTCTGCATCGACAATTGTCTCGCCTGCTATCGCGAGTGTTTATCGATGGCTATGGGGCACTGCTTGGAAATGGGCGGCGAACATACGGAGCCGAAGCATTTGAAGCTTATGATGGCCTGCGCGGAAATTTGCCGGACTTCGGCTCATTTCATGCTCCTGGGTTCAGAGCATCACAAGCACGTGTGCCGAGAATGCGCTGAGATTTGCGCTCAGTGCGCCGATGATTGTGAGCGCGTCGGGGACATGGAGTCGTGTGTAGCGACTTGCCGTCGCTGTGCGGACAGCTGCGCTAAAATGGCGGCCTGAAAGTTGGGGGAGAGCACTCTCACATGCTCTTCCCCAACACTTAGTTTATCAGGCGACAGCCTGCGACGCAGAAAGCAGCGTCCATTCTCGATCCCACCTCATATCCGCACACTCCTCAATCTCAAAGCATTGCCAATCACGCTTACCGACGAAAGCGCCATGGCAGCCGCTGCGATGATTGGGGACAGCAAAAGCCCGAACGAGGGATAGAGCAATCCGGCGGCAATCGGTACTCCAGCCGCGTTGTATATGAAGGCGAAAAACAGGTTCTGCCTGATATTGCTCATTGTCGCCTGGCTCAGTTCACGAGCCCGCACGATCCCCTGAAGGTCGCCCTTCAGCAGGGTTACGCCAGCACTCTCGATCGCGACATCGGTGCCGGTCCCCATGGCAATTCCGACGTCGGCCGCAGCCAGGGCGGGAGCGTCGTTCACACCGTCCCCCGCCATTGCGACGATCCGGCCTTCTTCTCGCAAACGCTTCACGATCTCGCTCTTGTCTTCCGGCAGGATTTCGGCTTCGACCTCGGTGATCCCAAGCTTGCGTGCGACTGCGGCGGCCGTCGTCTTGTTGTCGCCCGTCAGCATCACGACCCGGACCCCTGCCTTGAGCAACGCTTGGACTGCGTCGGGTGTCGTCGTCTTGATCGGATCGGCGATCGCTAAAAGGCCGCCGAGGTCGCCGTCTACCGCTACGAAAATGACTGTTGCGCCTTCTCCTCTCAGTGCCTCCGCCTGGCTGGTAAGAGCCGAGACATCGATATGAGCTTCCTCCATGATGCGGTGGCTGCCTATGATGAGCCTGCGTCCGTCGACACTTCCCGTAACCCCTTTGCCAACCGGGCTATCGAAATCTTCCGCGACGCCGAGAACCAACTGGCGCTCCGTCGCCGCGTTGACTATGGCAGTTGCCAGTGGATGCTCGCTCGCTCGTTCCAGCGTTGCCGCCAGGCGCAGCAGTTCGGGTTCTGTGAACCCATTTATCGCGGCCATGGACGTTACCTTGGGTTTACCCTCGGTCAGGGTTCCGGTCTTGTCGACGACCAACGTGTCGACTTTCTCGAAACGCTCCAGGGCTTCGGCATTCTTGATCAGGACACCAAGACCAGCACCCCGGCCAACGCCAACCATGATCGACATCGGCGTTGCAAGGCCCAACGCGCAGGGGCATGCGATGATGAGCACCGCGACCGCGGCGACAAGACCGTGGGCAAAGCGCGGTTCTGGACCCCAGATCATCCATGCTGCGAATGCGACGATGGCAATGCCGATCACCACGGGGACGAACCAGCCTGAGACTTCGTCGGCCAGGCGCTGGATGGGCGCTCGCGAGCGCTGGGCGTCCGCAACCATGCGGACGATCTGCGACAGCATGGTATCGCGGCCGACTTTTCCTGCCTCCATGACGAAGCCACCGGTCTGGTTCATCGTCCCGCCTATCAGCTTTGCACCGACCTCTTTGGTGACGGGCATCGATTCACCGGTGATCATCGATTCATCAACCGAACTGCGTCCTTCGATAAGGCTGCCATCGACCGGGACCTTTTCACCGGGGCGAACCCGAAGCCGATCCCCGACGACAACCATTTCCAGGTCGATGTCCTCGTCGACACCGTCGCGGACGCGGCGTGCCGTCTTGGGGGCAAGGTCAAGAAGTGCGCGGATGGCTCCACCGGTCTGTTCACGGGCTTGCAACTCCAGAACCTGTCCCAGCAACACCAGCACCGTGATGACGGCTGCAGCTTCGAAATAGATGGCGACTGAACCGTCTGCGGAGCGGAAAGTGGCGGGAAACAGACCAGGTGCAAGGGTTGCAACAACGCTGTAAGTCCACGCGACCCCGGTCCCCATTGCTATCAATGTGAACATGTTCAGGCGCATAGTGACGAGGGACTTCCATGCTCGCTCGAAGAATGGAAAGCCTGCCCATAGGACGACAGGTGTAGCCAGAACAAGCTGAATCCAATTCGAGGTCTGGGCACCAAGCACCATGTGAAGATTGGTGAGGTGTCCACCCATCTCCAGCATGAGGACGGGCACGGACAGAACGAGCCCGATCCAGAAACGGCGTTTCATGTCGAGATATTCGGCGCTTGGCCCGGTATCCGTTGTGACTGCTTCCGGTTCAAGAGTCATCCCACAGATAGGGCAGTTCCCGGGGCCAATTTGCTTTACCTGCGGATGCATAGGGCATGTGTAAATTACGCCCTCCGTCTGATACGTCACTGAACTCTTTTGGGCCACGAGCGTGGCCTGAGCACCGTGCCCTTGATGATGATTGTGGTGACTTTCATGGCTTTTTTGCTCGTCCATTAGATAGCTCCTTGTTGGTTCGTCTCCAGGACTTCGAAAGGAAACGCAGCACGGCGGCCTCGACAATCGCCACCGGAATGGTCGCCGTGCAGCTATGGCAGGCAACCGAAGGATCATACCGCCGTTGAGCGGAAGTGTTCAGAGAATGGATCAGGGAGGGCCGAGAACAGGTCGGTAGCTGAGACCTGTGATTAACTGCTGAGGATGGAGGGATCTCTGAGGGCCAGTACCTACATGAAAAACACCAGGATTCGTAGGCGGAAGGATGACGTTGCACAGGCTGCATACGCTTTTGCAACAGACCATCTGCTCGACATGGTGGCGATCATCTTGGCGAGCTTCTTCGCCCATGGACGTTTCGACATGTAGCGCTTGAGGTAAGTCGTTATCGCATAATTCGGAAGCAGCCTCGGCCATCGGCGCGACGAGGAACATAATTGCGACCAAAACGGCCAGCAATCCTCTCGCGTATCGTCGAATGGTTTGGCTTACGGCGATCATGATGTCGTTCGGTCCCTATCGTCGTACTCAAGCATAGTACCGTGGCGTGGCAAGAGTTGCGTTGATCCTGATCAAGCTCAAGGACGGTTTCAGACCCAGAAGGTTTGGCTCCGGTGTAACGGGATGGTCAAAAACAGGAGGAATAGCCTCCGGCAAAATGGAGTGTAGCATGGCATTGAAGGCGAGAGTGACGAAACTGGCCACTTCGGCGCTTTCAATAGTCATTTTCGGCACGGTGATCTCCTTGGCTATCGCTCAAAACGCCGCGCCCGGCAAGGTTGTCCAAAGACAGGACGGTATGAAGGCGATGGCAAACGCCGCCAAGTCCATCGACGCCATGTTCAAGGACTTGTCGCCCTATGACGCAAGAGCTTTCAAAGCGGCCGCCG
Proteins encoded:
- a CDS encoding DUF305 domain-containing protein gives rise to the protein MKTIVRISLAAACALSLLTVMPAMSFAEMAYPEKCKSEMDMSKMDMKSGDMGMGDMMTDYQKASMEGMKSMQMNMMQGMMKKDADVAFVCGMIAHHMGAISMSEVELKYGDNEWAKKSAQKIIDAQTKEIAEMTDWLDKEAK
- a CDS encoding TolC family protein, whose product is MSLFTFKCAATVALPLILGGCVSSTEYSATTAGFSNVSNKTAEATGKDTVWVQNRQDAQLVSGRVKTLLTKKTVDVETAVQIALLNNKGLQAAYADLGDSSADAWQSTMLVNPTVGIGLTGIGTPGLEAYRAIEGVIATNILALATHKRNVEIADAGFRKAQLAAAVRTLQLAAETRRAWITAVASWETVAQLSQAQAAADAASELAKKLGETGSMTKGGQAREHVFYAELAGQTAKARLEARLAKEELTRLMGLWGSDIDYQIPNRLPQLPKSLVKRDLIEAEALQRRVDLQMAKLDLNTTAKSYKLTEATRYVTDLEILSGFETERELEDGEKKKDTTGNVELEFVIPIFDSGKARMRKGELAYMRTANLLAEKAVNVRSEARSAYQAYRSNYDIARHYRNSVVPLRSKIEEESLLTYNGMISNTFELLADSREKVNSVLLAVNAKRDFWLAEANLAPAIYGGGAGAAGGETEVAAAAESGGGH
- a CDS encoding copper-transporting P-type ATPase, translated to MDEQKSHESHHNHHQGHGAQATLVAQKSSVTYQTEGVIYTCPMHPQVKQIGPGNCPICGMTLEPEAVTTDTGPSAEYLDMKRRFWIGLVLSVPVLMLEMGGHLTNLHMVLGAQTSNWIQLVLATPVVLWAGFPFFERAWKSLVTMRLNMFTLIAMGTGVAWTYSVVATLAPGLFPATFRSADGSVAIYFEAAAVITVLVLLGQVLELQAREQTGGAIRALLDLAPKTARRVRDGVDEDIDLEMVVVGDRLRVRPGEKVPVDGSLIEGRSSVDESMITGESMPVTKEVGAKLIGGTMNQTGGFVMEAGKVGRDTMLSQIVRMVADAQRSRAPIQRLADEVSGWFVPVVIGIAIVAFAAWMIWGPEPRFAHGLVAAVAVLIIACPCALGLATPMSIMVGVGRGAGLGVLIKNAEALERFEKVDTLVVDKTGTLTEGKPKVTSMAAINGFTEPELLRLAATLERASEHPLATAIVNAATERQLVLGVAEDFDSPVGKGVTGSVDGRRLIIGSHRIMEEAHIDVSALTSQAEALRGEGATVIFVAVDGDLGGLLAIADPIKTTTPDAVQALLKAGVRVVMLTGDNKTTAAAVARKLGITEVEAEILPEDKSEIVKRLREEGRIVAMAGDGVNDAPALAAADVGIAMGTGTDVAIESAGVTLLKGDLQGIVRARELSQATMSNIRQNLFFAFIYNAAGVPIAAGLLYPSFGLLLSPIIAAAAMALSSVSVIGNALRLRSVRI
- a CDS encoding four-helix bundle copper-binding protein — its product is MHHISDEMKVCIDNCLACYRECLSMAMGHCLEMGGEHTEPKHLKLMMACAEICRTSAHFMLLGSEHHKHVCRECAEICAQCADDCERVGDMESCVATCRRCADSCAKMAA
- a CDS encoding cupredoxin domain-containing protein, which encodes MKTVMITLFLGALATSALASGTHEGGHNGAMAVGEPGKKAEATQTIRVSMKETDDGKMIFTPNTFKVRKGQTVVFAIKNAGELDHEFVLDQEEKVMEHKAVMEKFPDMEHDDPNAIRLAAGKSGEIIWKFTNDGTFKIACLVPGHYDAGMHGDVTVAKK
- a CDS encoding multicopper oxidase family protein, with the translated sequence MFNRRQMLGAGAALVSTAAWAKTSNMGLPEAALMENAETQTPVRPSSGPNYTPVVTLNGWTLPHRMNNGVKEFHLVAEPVEREMAEGMTAHLWGYNGQSPGPTIEAVEGDRVRIFVTNKLPEHTTVHWHGMILPSGMDGVGGLSQPHIPVGKTFVYEFDLVKSGTFMYHPHSDEMVQMAMGMMGFFVIHPKDETFMPVDRDFVFLLSAYDIDPGTYVPRIMEMTDFNLWAWNSRIFPGISPLVVSKDDRVRVRVGNLTMTNHPIHMHGYDFEVTCTDGGWVRPEARWPEVSIDIPVGAMRAYEFDAKYLGDWAIHCHKSHHTMNAMGHDVPTFIGVDKKTVTEKIRKIRPEYMPMGTAGMADMGEMEMEIPENTVPMMTGWGKHGPIEMGGMFSVVKVREGIAADDYTDPGWYENPPGTQAWEWTGELPDTTKAKDAKTQITPKPVKHG